A portion of the Nitrospirota bacterium genome contains these proteins:
- a CDS encoding prephenate dehydrogenase/arogenate dehydrogenase family protein, translating into MKLRYDYPILRHFVFFIETPFDYHIHFVGAHPIAGKDQSGMKASSGKLYKNALCIVTPTDKTDLTAL; encoded by the coding sequence GGTACGACTATCCAATACTCCGGCACTTTGTATTTTTCATAGAGACCCCTTTTGACTACCATATCCATTTTGTGGGAGCCCACCCAATTGCAGGCAAAGACCAATCCGGCATGAAAGCATCCTCCGGCAAGCTGTATAAAAATGCCCTCTGCATTGTAACTCCTACAGATAAAACAGACCTCACTGCCCTTG